From a region of the Agromyces ramosus genome:
- a CDS encoding helix-turn-helix domain-containing protein, translated as MRREIDYQWRIRELMARQHITSSTRLVEPLRERGITLSASQVYRLVAQDPERIAFKVLVALCDILHCEVSDLVTFTATDARTVRQKRVANGDPGVPDLRNYRPVRARITRDDA; from the coding sequence AGATCGACTATCAGTGGCGCATTCGTGAGCTCATGGCCAGACAGCACATAACGAGCAGCACCCGGCTCGTGGAACCGCTCCGCGAACGGGGCATCACACTGTCGGCGTCGCAGGTCTATCGCCTCGTGGCGCAGGACCCCGAACGGATCGCGTTCAAGGTCCTGGTCGCTCTGTGCGACATCCTGCATTGCGAAGTCAGCGACCTGGTCACGTTCACGGCAACGGATGCCCGAACGGTTCGACAGAAGCGCGTCGCGAACGGCGACCCCGGTGTGCCGGACCTGCGAAACTATCGGCCCGTTCGCGCGCGAATCACCCGGGACGATGCCTAG